A window from Nocardioides mesophilus encodes these proteins:
- a CDS encoding cation acetate symporter: MGSGWALSAVVLVAVATLGIGAYGWRFSRTTSDFFVASRSVRPALNASAIGGEYLSAASFLGVAGLVLAFGADMLWYPVGWTAGYLVLLVLVAAPLRRSGAYTLPDFAEARLESRPVRTISSVLVVAIGWLYLMPQFQGAGLSLGTVAGTRPWVGGVAVGVVVLVNVFFGGMRSITFVQAFQFWLKLTALLVPAMFLLSVWVGDGATSPADATTVTNGVHGDLWASPLDSASAYPLYTTYSIIVATFLGTMGLPHVVVRFYTNPDGRTARRTTLVVLALLGLFYVLPPVYGALGRLYAPDLIAGGATDTVVLELPSRMVPGLGGDLLSALTTAGAFAAFLSTSSGLTIAVAGVLSQDVMGRTFRGVRSFQAAAVVAVTVPLLLAVLAEGVGVARAVGLAFAVAASTFCPLLVLGIWWRRLTDAGAIAGLLVGGCLSGGAVVVTLAEATPAGLAGALVSQPAAATVPIAFATMALVSLATPHRLPRNVARTMVRLHTPETVDLDRGPSPR; the protein is encoded by the coding sequence ATGGGCTCGGGCTGGGCGCTGAGCGCGGTGGTGCTGGTGGCGGTCGCCACGCTGGGGATCGGTGCCTACGGGTGGCGGTTCTCGCGCACCACCAGCGACTTCTTCGTCGCCTCCCGGTCGGTGCGCCCGGCCCTCAACGCCTCCGCGATCGGCGGGGAGTACCTCTCCGCCGCCTCCTTCCTCGGCGTGGCCGGGCTGGTGCTCGCCTTCGGCGCGGACATGCTGTGGTACCCGGTCGGCTGGACCGCCGGCTACCTCGTGCTGCTGGTCCTGGTGGCGGCCCCGCTGCGCCGCTCCGGCGCCTACACGCTGCCCGACTTCGCCGAGGCCCGGCTGGAGTCCCGCCCGGTGCGGACCATCTCCTCGGTGCTCGTGGTCGCCATCGGCTGGCTCTACCTGATGCCGCAGTTCCAGGGTGCCGGCCTCTCGCTGGGCACGGTCGCCGGGACCCGCCCCTGGGTCGGCGGGGTCGCCGTCGGGGTGGTCGTGCTGGTCAACGTGTTCTTCGGCGGCATGCGCAGCATCACGTTCGTGCAGGCGTTCCAGTTCTGGCTCAAGCTGACCGCGCTGCTGGTGCCGGCGATGTTCCTGCTCTCGGTGTGGGTCGGCGACGGGGCCACCTCGCCGGCGGACGCCACGACGGTCACCAACGGCGTGCACGGCGACCTGTGGGCCTCGCCGCTGGACTCCGCGAGCGCCTACCCGCTCTACACCACCTACTCGATCATCGTGGCCACCTTCCTCGGCACGATGGGCCTCCCGCACGTGGTGGTCCGCTTCTACACCAACCCGGACGGGCGGACCGCACGTCGTACGACGCTGGTGGTGCTCGCGCTGCTCGGGCTGTTCTACGTGCTGCCGCCCGTGTACGGCGCCCTCGGGAGGCTCTACGCCCCGGACCTGATCGCCGGCGGCGCGACCGACACCGTGGTGCTCGAGCTGCCGTCGCGGATGGTGCCGGGGCTCGGCGGGGACCTGCTCTCGGCGCTGACCACGGCCGGCGCGTTCGCGGCGTTCCTCTCCACCTCCTCCGGCCTGACGATCGCGGTGGCGGGCGTGCTGAGCCAGGACGTCATGGGGCGCACCTTCCGCGGCGTGCGCTCCTTCCAGGCCGCGGCCGTCGTGGCCGTGACGGTGCCGCTGCTGCTCGCGGTGCTCGCCGAGGGGGTCGGGGTGGCCCGCGCGGTCGGCCTGGCCTTCGCCGTCGCCGCCTCGACGTTCTGCCCGCTGCTGGTGCTCGGGATCTGGTGGCGACGGCTCACCGACGCCGGCGCCATCGCCGGGCTGCTGGTCGGCGGCTGCCTGTCCGGCGGGGCGGTCGTGGTCACGCTGGCCGAGGCGACCCCCGCGGGGCTGGCCGGCGCCCTGGTCTCCCAGCCGGCCGCCGCCACCGTGCCGATCGCCTTCGCGACGATGGCGCTGGTCTCGCTCGCCACCCCGCACCGGCTGCCCCGCAACGTGGCCCGGACGATGGTGCGGCTGCACACCCCGGAGACCGTCGACCTGGACCGAGGTCCCTCACCGCGCTGA
- a CDS encoding LytR/AlgR family response regulator transcription factor translates to MTGNPVLLDVLVVDDEQPALDELSWLLQRDPRIGTVTTTDNAAEALRVLQVGGVGAVFTDIRMPGLSGLELAKVLSRFRTPPPVVFITAHDEHAVDAFELNAVDYVLKPVREDRLAEAVRRVVESTGTPESRDEDDSIPVELGGVTRFISRSEVQYVEAHGDYARLHTAGGSHLIRSPLTTLEEQWRPAGFVRIHRSLLVSLPHIVEVRMDGGRCSVLVGTRELVVSRRHTRELRDLLVRRARPGGTGR, encoded by the coding sequence GTGACCGGAAATCCCGTCCTGCTCGACGTTCTCGTCGTCGACGACGAGCAGCCTGCCCTCGACGAGCTGTCCTGGCTGCTCCAGCGCGACCCCCGGATCGGCACGGTCACCACCACCGACAACGCCGCCGAGGCGCTGCGGGTGCTCCAGGTCGGCGGGGTCGGGGCGGTCTTCACCGACATCCGGATGCCCGGCCTGTCCGGGCTCGAGCTGGCCAAGGTGCTCTCGCGGTTCCGAACCCCGCCCCCGGTCGTCTTCATCACCGCCCACGACGAGCACGCGGTCGACGCCTTCGAGCTGAACGCGGTCGACTACGTCCTCAAGCCGGTGCGCGAGGACCGGCTCGCCGAGGCGGTCCGCCGGGTGGTGGAGTCGACCGGCACGCCCGAGTCCCGCGACGAGGACGACAGCATCCCGGTCGAGCTCGGCGGGGTCACCCGGTTCATCTCCCGCTCGGAGGTCCAGTACGTCGAGGCGCACGGCGACTACGCGCGGCTCCACACCGCCGGCGGCAGCCACCTGATCCGGAGCCCGCTGACCACCCTGGAGGAGCAGTGGCGACCCGCCGGGTTCGTGCGGATCCACCGCTCGCTGCTGGTCTCGCTGCCGCACATCGTCGAGGTCCGGATGGACGGCGGCCGGTGCAGCGTGCTGGTCGGGACCCGGGAGCTGGTCGTCAGCCGCCGGCACACCCGCGAGCTGCGCGACCTGCTGGTGCGCCGGGCCCGGCCGGGCGGGACCGGCCGGTGA
- a CDS encoding sensor histidine kinase, with translation MAGWPGWLRRGHLGTEADRATFRTLHTAALATPALRAGLTEASAQRSVRHLRSLLASPAVALTDRERLLAWDGGQHHHQDQAGPLAQGVVAEGGTVVLQRDAIPCGHPGCPLRQVIVAPLTVEERVIGTFQVFVPSASAALVRAAEEVAGWVSGQLELAELDASRTRLMEAEVRALRAQISPHFVYNSLNAIASFVRTDPERARELLLEFADFTRYSFRRHGEFTTLAEELNSIERYLVLEKARFGDRLTVVLRVAPEVLPVVVPFLSLQPLVENAVRHGLEQKAGSGRISIIAEDNGSEAMISVEDDGVGEDPEKVRRVLAGDPETDSVGLGNVDARLRSAFGDDYGLVVETAPSAGTKVIVRVPKYAPGVHP, from the coding sequence ATGGCGGGCTGGCCCGGCTGGCTGCGCCGCGGACACCTCGGCACCGAGGCGGACCGGGCGACCTTCCGCACCCTGCACACCGCCGCGCTGGCCACCCCGGCGCTGCGAGCCGGGCTGACCGAGGCCTCCGCCCAGCGCTCCGTGCGGCACCTGCGCAGCCTGCTCGCCTCACCGGCGGTGGCGCTGACCGACCGGGAGCGGCTGCTCGCCTGGGACGGCGGCCAGCACCACCACCAGGACCAGGCCGGCCCGCTCGCGCAGGGAGTGGTGGCCGAGGGCGGCACCGTGGTGCTGCAGCGCGACGCGATCCCCTGCGGACACCCGGGCTGTCCCCTGCGGCAGGTGATCGTCGCCCCGCTCACCGTGGAGGAGCGGGTGATCGGCACCTTCCAGGTGTTCGTCCCCTCCGCCTCGGCCGCCCTGGTCCGGGCCGCGGAGGAGGTGGCCGGCTGGGTCTCCGGCCAGCTCGAGCTCGCCGAGCTCGACGCCTCCCGGACCCGGTTGATGGAGGCCGAGGTCCGGGCGCTGCGGGCCCAGATCAGCCCGCACTTCGTCTACAACTCCCTCAACGCGATCGCCTCGTTCGTGCGCACCGACCCCGAGCGGGCCCGCGAGCTGCTGCTGGAGTTCGCCGACTTCACCCGCTACTCGTTCCGGCGGCACGGCGAGTTCACCACCCTGGCCGAGGAGCTGAACTCGATCGAGCGCTACCTGGTGCTGGAGAAGGCCCGGTTCGGCGACCGGCTGACCGTGGTCCTGCGGGTCGCGCCGGAGGTGCTGCCGGTGGTCGTCCCGTTCCTGTCGCTGCAGCCGCTGGTGGAGAACGCCGTACGCCACGGGCTGGAGCAGAAGGCCGGCTCCGGCCGGATCTCGATCATCGCCGAGGACAACGGCAGCGAGGCGATGATCTCGGTGGAGGACGACGGGGTCGGGGAGGACCCCGAGAAGGTGCGCCGGGTGCTCGCCGGGGACCCCGAGACCGACTCGGTCGGGCTCGGCAACGTGGACGCACGGCTGCGCTCGGCGTTCGGTGACGACTACGGACTTGTGGTGGAGACCGCCCCCTCGGCCGGGACGAAGGTTATCGTTCGAGTGCCGAAATACGCCCCTGGAGTCCACCCGTGA
- a CDS encoding class I SAM-dependent methyltransferase: MTSISGTPDHSAHALSFAGVADAYDRARPSYPREAAGWLTGPHPVRVLELGAGTGKLTGELLALGHEVIATDPLPEMLHRLRDHHPDCPTAVATAEAIPLPARSVDVVVSAQAFHWFDVERALPEIARVLRPGGRLALAWNLRDERIPWVRRLGALLDTQEQDTDPTQLLVASQWFGFVETSTFRFWQPLDPGRLRDLVLSRSSVAVKPAAERERVLEKVQAFYDDYGRGHDGMLLPYLTRCFASTVRAPALEEPPAPRPGGSRTDRGPQPVEPPREDGSGSLLIDFS; the protein is encoded by the coding sequence ATGACCTCGATCTCCGGGACCCCCGACCACTCCGCGCACGCCCTGTCGTTCGCCGGGGTCGCGGACGCCTACGACCGGGCCCGGCCCAGCTATCCGCGCGAGGCGGCCGGCTGGCTCACCGGACCGCACCCGGTGCGGGTCCTCGAGCTCGGCGCCGGCACCGGCAAGCTCACCGGCGAGCTGCTCGCCCTCGGGCACGAGGTGATCGCCACCGACCCGCTCCCGGAGATGCTGCACCGGCTCCGCGACCACCACCCCGACTGCCCGACCGCGGTGGCCACCGCCGAGGCCATCCCGCTGCCGGCGCGCAGCGTCGACGTGGTGGTCAGCGCCCAGGCCTTCCACTGGTTCGACGTGGAGCGGGCGCTGCCCGAGATCGCCCGGGTGCTCCGTCCCGGCGGCCGGCTCGCGCTGGCCTGGAACCTGCGCGACGAGCGGATCCCCTGGGTACGCCGGCTCGGCGCCCTGCTCGACACCCAGGAGCAGGACACCGACCCGACCCAGCTGCTCGTCGCCTCGCAGTGGTTCGGCTTCGTGGAGACCTCGACGTTCCGGTTCTGGCAGCCGCTGGACCCCGGCCGGCTGCGCGACCTGGTGCTCTCCCGCTCCTCGGTGGCGGTCAAGCCGGCCGCCGAGCGCGAACGGGTGCTGGAGAAGGTCCAGGCCTTCTACGACGACTACGGGCGCGGCCACGACGGGATGCTGCTGCCCTACCTGACCAGGTGCTTCGCCTCGACGGTCCGGGCCCCGGCGTTGGAGGAGCCCCCCGCGCCGCGCCCCGGCGGGAGCCGGACCGACCGTGGCCCCCAGCCGGTCGAGCCGCCCCGCGAGGACGGCTCCGGCTCCCTGTTGATCGACTTCTCCTGA
- a CDS encoding Fic family protein, producing MPDIDPLARLASLEGVGSAMAATRDGIDALLRDRGLRRTPPETTGESLLRGAVASAVLEGAQATVDEVRSGGGGPVALAAVRVSAELLGLAPVLATAPLQALARIHTLAAKGEVPEADLGRPRAAEAAARLQDLAATLSATTSAPALVVAAVAHAEIVTAAPFVSHNGIVARAAERLLIVSRGVDATSLTVPEAGHLALRREYESNLRAYRDGGRAGVQAWLLYAAEAYAKGAEASPLVEPR from the coding sequence GTGCCTGACATCGACCCGCTGGCCCGGCTCGCCTCGCTCGAGGGGGTCGGCTCCGCGATGGCTGCCACCCGTGACGGCATCGACGCGCTGCTGCGGGACCGCGGTCTGCGCCGCACCCCGCCTGAGACCACCGGGGAGTCCCTGCTCCGCGGGGCCGTGGCCAGCGCCGTGCTCGAGGGGGCACAGGCCACGGTGGACGAGGTCCGCTCCGGGGGCGGAGGACCGGTCGCGCTGGCCGCCGTACGGGTGAGCGCGGAGCTGCTCGGGCTGGCGCCGGTGCTGGCCACCGCGCCGCTGCAGGCGCTGGCCCGGATCCACACGCTGGCCGCCAAGGGGGAGGTGCCCGAGGCCGACCTTGGCCGTCCCCGCGCCGCCGAGGCGGCCGCCCGGCTCCAGGACCTGGCGGCGACGCTGTCGGCGACCACGAGCGCGCCCGCGCTGGTGGTCGCCGCCGTCGCGCACGCCGAGATCGTCACCGCGGCGCCGTTCGTGTCGCACAACGGCATCGTGGCCAGGGCGGCCGAGCGGCTGCTGATCGTCTCCCGCGGGGTCGACGCGACCTCGCTGACGGTGCCCGAGGCCGGCCACCTCGCGCTGCGCCGGGAGTACGAGTCCAACCTGCGTGCCTACCGCGACGGTGGCCGGGCGGGGGTGCAGGCCTGGCTGCTGTACGCCGCCGAGGCCTACGCCAAGGGGGCCGAGGCGAGCCCGCTGGTCGAGCCCCGCTGA
- a CDS encoding HAD family hydrolase yields MSDGVERATGRPAAFFDLDKTIIAKSSTLAFSRPFQAGGLISRRAVLRSAYAQFVYLVGGADHDQMEKMRQFLSDMCAGWDVQTVRDIVADTLHNIVDPLVYDEAVSLIEEHQLAGHDVIIVSASGTEVVEPIGEMLGADGVVATRMRIAEGRYTGEIDYYAYAENKAEAVRELSREKGYDLSRSYAYSDSITDLHMLEVVGHPHAVNPDRELRRKALERGWPVLVFARPVTLRSRVRLPQSAPTLAALALGTSLAVGGAVYYAARRRVARGLS; encoded by the coding sequence ATGTCCGACGGTGTCGAGCGCGCCACCGGCCGCCCCGCTGCCTTCTTCGACCTGGACAAGACGATCATCGCCAAGTCGAGCACGCTGGCGTTCTCCCGCCCCTTCCAGGCCGGCGGGCTGATCTCGCGGCGCGCGGTGCTGCGCAGCGCGTACGCCCAGTTCGTCTACCTGGTGGGCGGGGCGGACCACGACCAGATGGAGAAGATGCGCCAGTTCCTCTCCGACATGTGCGCCGGGTGGGACGTGCAGACGGTCCGCGACATCGTCGCCGACACCTTGCACAACATCGTCGACCCGCTGGTCTACGACGAGGCGGTCTCCCTGATCGAGGAGCACCAGCTCGCCGGGCACGACGTGATCATCGTGTCCGCTTCCGGCACCGAGGTCGTGGAGCCGATCGGGGAGATGCTGGGCGCCGACGGCGTGGTCGCGACCCGGATGCGGATCGCCGAGGGCCGCTACACCGGCGAGATCGACTACTACGCCTACGCCGAGAACAAGGCCGAGGCGGTCCGCGAGCTCTCGCGCGAGAAGGGCTACGACCTGTCCCGCAGCTACGCCTACAGCGACTCGATCACCGACCTGCACATGCTCGAGGTGGTCGGGCACCCGCACGCGGTGAACCCCGACCGGGAGCTGCGGCGCAAGGCCCTCGAGCGCGGTTGGCCGGTGCTGGTCTTCGCCCGGCCGGTCACCCTGCGGAGCCGGGTGCGACTGCCGCAGAGCGCACCGACGCTGGCCGCGCTGGCCCTGGGTACGTCGTTGGCCGTCGGCGGGGCGGTCTACTACGCCGCCCGTCGGCGTGTCGCCCGCGGCCTCTCCTAG
- the ssd gene encoding septum site-determining protein Ssd — translation MSTSSSMSHRPVPSAANRTGPSGPPGPVGIRPLLATCDEELLGDVLRLAAAAGVQLDVAHDPGSAARAWAGAPVVLVGADQAATLGERRPARRDAVHVVGRGPVDDPVFRSALALGAREVLELPDADAWLVELLADAADGGRTVAPTLGVVAGSGGAGASTFAAALALGAARAAPALLLDLDPWGPGLDQLVGFEELPGVRWDGLVGAEGRLGSRSLRAALPQRDGLAVLAWGPAGAGTTSLPTAGVAVEVLSAAQRGSDVVVVDLPRALDQVATETAARCDVVVLVCESSVPSVAAAGKVAAHLRRAHSEIGLVVRTTATSLGPDQVAEALDLPLLAHYPTRRRVAEQVDLGLGPVRSPRSPLARAAREVLAGLLDDSGRRRP, via the coding sequence ATGTCCACCTCGTCGAGCATGTCGCACCGTCCGGTCCCGTCCGCGGCGAACCGGACCGGGCCGTCCGGGCCGCCCGGGCCGGTCGGGATCAGGCCCCTGCTGGCCACCTGCGACGAGGAGCTGCTCGGCGACGTGCTGCGCCTGGCGGCCGCCGCCGGGGTCCAGCTCGACGTCGCGCACGACCCCGGGTCGGCGGCCCGGGCCTGGGCCGGCGCGCCGGTGGTGCTGGTCGGCGCGGACCAGGCGGCCACCCTGGGGGAGCGCCGCCCGGCCCGCAGGGACGCCGTCCACGTCGTCGGTCGTGGCCCGGTCGACGACCCGGTCTTCCGCAGCGCCCTCGCCCTCGGCGCCCGTGAGGTGCTCGAGCTGCCGGACGCCGACGCCTGGCTGGTCGAGCTGCTCGCCGACGCCGCGGACGGCGGCCGGACGGTGGCGCCGACCCTCGGCGTCGTCGCCGGCTCCGGCGGCGCCGGGGCGAGCACGTTCGCAGCCGCCCTGGCCCTGGGGGCGGCCCGGGCCGCCCCCGCCCTGCTGCTCGACCTCGACCCGTGGGGGCCGGGCCTCGACCAGCTGGTCGGCTTCGAGGAGCTGCCCGGGGTGCGCTGGGACGGACTGGTCGGCGCCGAGGGCCGGCTGGGCTCCCGGTCGCTGCGGGCGGCGCTGCCGCAGCGCGACGGGCTGGCGGTGCTCGCCTGGGGGCCGGCCGGAGCCGGGACCACGAGCCTGCCGACGGCCGGTGTCGCGGTCGAGGTGCTCTCGGCCGCCCAGCGCGGAAGCGACGTCGTGGTCGTGGACCTGCCCCGGGCGCTGGACCAGGTCGCCACCGAGACCGCTGCCCGGTGTGACGTGGTGGTGCTCGTCTGCGAGTCCTCGGTGCCCTCGGTCGCCGCCGCCGGCAAGGTGGCGGCCCACCTGCGGAGGGCGCACTCCGAGATCGGCCTGGTGGTGCGCACCACGGCGACCAGCCTGGGTCCGGACCAGGTGGCCGAGGCGCTCGACCTGCCGCTGCTGGCGCACTACCCGACCCGGCGGCGGGTGGCCGAGCAGGTGGACCTCGGGCTCGGGCCGGTGCGCAGCCCCCGCTCACCGTTGGCCCGAGCCGCCCGCGAGGTGCTCGCCGGCCTGCTCGACGACAGCGGACGGCGACGGCCATGA
- a CDS encoding TadA family conjugal transfer-associated ATPase, with translation MTSLLRSRVQPEVVEAVREQLARLGAEVTPDLVARALRDQGRPVGDATVLAVHDLLQEDVRGAGPLEPLLRRPGVTDVLVNGPGAVYVDRGAGLELTEVRFPDDDAVRRLAQRLAGAAGRRLDDATPHVDLRLPDGTRFHAVLAPLARPGTSISLRVPRGRAFTLAELVAAGTLHRSGAELLGQVVAARLAFLVSGGTGSGKTTLLCALLGLVDPGHRLVVVEDASELRPDHPHVVGLETRPANVEGAGEIPMRVLVRQALRMRPDRLVVGEVRGEEVTDLLAALNTGHEGGCGTLHANSAADVPARIEALAMAAGLPQAAVHSQLASALDVVVHLGRDPDGHRRVAELGCLERGPDGLVRVVPAVRFPREGPPEELAAAGALGALLADRLRR, from the coding sequence ATGACCTCCCTGCTGCGCTCACGGGTCCAGCCCGAGGTCGTCGAGGCGGTCCGGGAGCAGCTCGCCCGGCTCGGTGCGGAGGTCACCCCCGACCTGGTGGCACGGGCGCTGCGCGACCAGGGCCGGCCGGTCGGCGACGCCACCGTCCTCGCCGTCCACGACCTGCTCCAGGAGGACGTCCGCGGCGCCGGGCCGCTCGAGCCGTTGCTGCGCCGGCCGGGGGTGACCGACGTGCTGGTCAACGGACCCGGCGCGGTGTACGTCGACCGCGGGGCCGGCCTGGAGCTGACGGAAGTGCGCTTCCCCGACGACGACGCCGTGCGCCGGCTGGCCCAGCGGCTCGCGGGCGCGGCCGGTCGCCGCCTGGACGACGCGACCCCGCACGTCGACCTCCGGCTGCCCGACGGCACCCGCTTCCACGCGGTCCTCGCCCCGCTGGCCCGGCCCGGGACGAGCATCTCGCTGCGGGTCCCGCGGGGCCGGGCATTCACGCTCGCGGAGCTGGTGGCCGCGGGCACGCTGCACCGGTCCGGCGCGGAGCTGCTCGGCCAGGTCGTCGCCGCCCGGCTCGCCTTCCTGGTCAGCGGCGGCACCGGGTCCGGCAAGACCACGCTGCTCTGCGCTCTGCTCGGTCTGGTGGACCCGGGGCACCGTCTGGTGGTGGTCGAGGATGCCAGCGAGCTGCGCCCCGACCACCCGCACGTGGTCGGCCTGGAGACGCGGCCGGCCAACGTCGAGGGGGCCGGCGAGATCCCGATGCGTGTGCTGGTGCGCCAGGCCCTGCGGATGCGGCCGGACCGGCTGGTCGTCGGTGAGGTCCGTGGCGAGGAGGTGACCGACCTGCTCGCCGCGCTGAACACCGGTCACGAGGGCGGCTGCGGGACGTTGCACGCCAACTCCGCCGCCGACGTGCCGGCGCGCATCGAGGCGCTGGCGATGGCCGCCGGGCTGCCGCAGGCCGCGGTGCACAGCCAGCTCGCCTCCGCGCTCGACGTGGTCGTGCACCTGGGCCGCGACCCCGACGGGCACCGCCGGGTCGCGGAGCTCGGCTGCCTGGAGCGGGGCCCCGACGGCCTGGTGCGGGTGGTGCCGGCGGTCCGCTTCCCCCGGGAGGGTCCTCCCGAGGAGCTGGCCGCCGCCGGCGCCCTGGGCGCGCTGCTGGCGGATCGGCTGCGCCGATGA
- a CDS encoding type II secretion system F family protein, which produces MSAGAAALVGVLAGTALLLGSGPGRVRLPRPAGARRSSTGAHRAAGVAVLSSVAAGLVLFLDGTTLALAVIVLLCSVAAALTWRRGREQVRCRQRRAKVVEVSEALVGELRAGQPVIGALDRCCGVWPPFATVAAAARLGADVPAAMRRAAELPGAEGLGRLASAWQVSQRTGCPLAGVVDQVAVSARAELAAARLVRAELASAQATARLVALLPLGTLAMSAGIGGDPWGFLLGHPVGLSCLAAGTALVFAGLWWIDRIAASVTRP; this is translated from the coding sequence ATGAGCGCCGGTGCCGCGGCGTTGGTGGGCGTCCTGGCCGGCACCGCCCTCCTGCTCGGCAGCGGACCGGGACGGGTCCGGCTGCCGCGGCCCGCAGGCGCGCGTCGGTCGAGCACGGGAGCGCACCGGGCCGCCGGGGTCGCGGTGCTCTCGTCCGTGGCCGCCGGGCTCGTGCTCTTCCTGGACGGCACCACCCTGGCGCTGGCCGTGATCGTCCTGCTCTGCTCCGTCGCCGCCGCGCTGACCTGGCGCCGCGGCCGCGAGCAGGTCCGCTGCCGGCAGCGCCGCGCCAAGGTCGTCGAGGTCAGCGAGGCCCTGGTCGGTGAGCTGCGCGCCGGGCAGCCTGTGATCGGGGCGCTGGACAGGTGCTGCGGTGTCTGGCCGCCGTTCGCGACGGTGGCGGCCGCGGCCCGGTTGGGGGCCGACGTGCCGGCGGCCATGAGACGCGCCGCAGAGCTGCCCGGGGCCGAGGGGCTGGGTCGGCTGGCCTCCGCCTGGCAGGTCTCCCAGCGCACCGGCTGCCCGCTGGCCGGGGTGGTCGACCAGGTGGCCGTCTCGGCGCGCGCCGAGCTGGCGGCGGCCCGGCTGGTCCGCGCCGAGCTGGCCTCGGCCCAGGCGACCGCCCGGCTGGTGGCGCTGCTGCCGCTGGGCACGTTGGCGATGTCGGCCGGTATCGGCGGCGACCCCTGGGGCTTCCTGCTCGGGCACCCGGTCGGGCTGTCCTGCCTGGCAGCGGGGACCGCCCTGGTCTTCGCCGGGCTCTGGTGGATCGACCGCATCGCCGCGTCGGTGACCCGGCCGTGA
- a CDS encoding type II secretion system F family protein produces MSAAAWCAGLLTALAVLGALRPPRRLPGRGAPVPAAGGGPGGPPADLPSGTDGTAWMRAAVGLSGALVAGLFVGGGLALPAALVAGVGCWVAVGRMEPPARRRHRERLEADLPHAVDLLAACLVGGQSPGMAVGHVAAALDGPVAGELAVVAARLRLGVDPVTVWRDVAWHPQLGPLGRSVARALDSGASVAEAMGRLADDLRRDARARVEGRARAVGVKAALPLGVCLLPAFVLTGVVPLVAGSVSGLLHP; encoded by the coding sequence GTGAGCGCTGCCGCCTGGTGCGCCGGCCTGCTGACGGCGCTCGCGGTGCTCGGCGCGCTGCGACCGCCCCGGCGGCTGCCGGGTCGGGGTGCGCCGGTCCCGGCCGCCGGCGGGGGACCGGGCGGGCCACCGGCCGACCTGCCGAGCGGCACCGACGGCACCGCCTGGATGCGCGCGGCGGTGGGCCTCTCGGGCGCTCTCGTCGCCGGCCTCTTCGTCGGCGGCGGGCTGGCGCTTCCCGCGGCCCTGGTCGCGGGAGTCGGGTGCTGGGTGGCGGTCGGCCGGATGGAGCCGCCCGCGCGGCGCCGGCACCGGGAGCGGCTCGAGGCCGACCTTCCGCACGCCGTCGACCTCCTGGCCGCCTGCCTGGTCGGTGGGCAGTCGCCCGGGATGGCGGTGGGGCACGTCGCCGCAGCGCTCGACGGCCCGGTGGCCGGCGAGCTCGCCGTGGTCGCGGCGCGGCTGCGGCTCGGGGTCGACCCGGTCACGGTGTGGCGCGACGTGGCCTGGCATCCGCAGCTCGGCCCGCTCGGCCGCTCGGTGGCCCGGGCTCTGGACAGCGGCGCGTCGGTGGCCGAGGCGATGGGCCGGCTGGCCGACGACCTGCGCCGCGACGCGCGGGCCCGCGTCGAGGGCAGGGCCAGGGCGGTCGGGGTCAAGGCGGCGTTGCCGCTCGGCGTGTGCCTGCTGCCGGCCTTCGTGCTCACCGGGGTGGTGCCGCTGGTCGCCGGGTCGGTGAGCGGGCTGCTGCACCCCTGA
- a CDS encoding DUF4244 domain-containing protein produces MTASPVARLRAQRGVASAEYAVATAAGCGFAAVLIKLLTSDWGQALLKTLFDLVLKMIGI; encoded by the coding sequence ATGACCGCATCACCCGTTGCCCGCCTGCGCGCGCAGCGCGGAGTCGCCTCGGCGGAGTACGCCGTCGCGACCGCTGCCGGCTGCGGCTTCGCCGCCGTGCTCATCAAGCTGCTCACCAGCGACTGGGGCCAGGCCCTGCTCAAGACCCTGTTCGACCTCGTCCTGAAGATGATCGGGATCTGA
- a CDS encoding TadE family protein, which yields MPRGSTRGARSTVLRAPASRERGAASAEAVMVLPVLVAVTLGLVWLLALAATQARVVDAAREVARALARDEPRGAALELGRRIAPEGSQFLVEQSGSTVQVRVTSSVRGPGGLFGFVPRVDVDAEAVAAREPR from the coding sequence GTGCCGCGAGGGTCGACCCGGGGGGCGCGCAGCACCGTGCTGCGCGCCCCCGCGTCCCGCGAGCGGGGAGCCGCGAGCGCCGAAGCCGTGATGGTGCTGCCGGTGCTGGTGGCCGTGACGCTCGGACTGGTGTGGCTGCTCGCCCTGGCCGCGACCCAGGCCCGGGTCGTGGACGCGGCCCGGGAGGTGGCCCGGGCGCTGGCGCGCGACGAGCCCCGCGGCGCCGCCCTCGAGCTCGGTCGTCGGATCGCGCCGGAGGGCTCGCAGTTCCTCGTGGAGCAGAGCGGGTCGACCGTGCAGGTGCGGGTCACCTCGTCGGTGCGCGGTCCCGGTGGGCTGTTCGGCTTCGTGCCCCGGGTCGACGTCGACGCCGAGGCAGTCGCGGCCCGGGAGCCCCGATGA